A window from Planctomycetota bacterium encodes these proteins:
- a CDS encoding Gfo/Idh/MocA family oxidoreductase, whose product MRAASTSKRASRRDFLKTSAVTASGAALAGLAAPVGAYAQGNDTIKIGMIGAGGRCTGAAMDAMNADPGVKLVAVCDMFMDRARNARNHLKKQKPEQVEVPDDRCFDGFDGYKEVLKHVDAVCIANAAKFHPLHTKAAIEAGKHVFVEKPHAIDPYGIKMLEAALKLAAEKKLCVVSGLQSRFEPGYKETMQRIHDGAIGDIVAIEENFLRGPYGLYRRAPGLTEVQYQCSNQYHFTWLSGDDVPQSLVHNIDRSLWAMKEVPPAACHGLGGRSSMTDEIYGDVFDHHSVVYVYPSGVRIYAFCRTTTGCYNEVSSLLLGTKGRANLLACTIDGETKWRYAGPKPSPYVEEHKALFGAIRKGEPISSGYHMARSTLVTIMGQISCYTGKEVKWDEVVKSDFFYPPKPEDCKNDMEPPTKPGPTGSYPVYIPGQTKLL is encoded by the coding sequence ATGCGAGCGGCCTCTACGAGCAAGCGGGCTTCGCGGCGTGATTTCCTCAAGACCTCAGCCGTCACGGCCTCGGGCGCGGCCCTGGCCGGCCTGGCCGCCCCCGTGGGCGCCTACGCCCAGGGCAACGACACCATCAAGATCGGCATGATCGGCGCGGGCGGCCGCTGCACCGGCGCCGCCATGGACGCGATGAACGCCGACCCGGGCGTCAAACTCGTGGCCGTGTGCGACATGTTCATGGACCGAGCGAGGAACGCCCGCAACCACCTCAAGAAGCAGAAGCCCGAGCAGGTGGAGGTGCCCGACGACCGCTGCTTCGACGGCTTCGACGGCTACAAGGAGGTCCTCAAGCACGTTGACGCCGTGTGCATCGCCAACGCGGCGAAGTTCCATCCCCTCCACACCAAGGCGGCCATCGAGGCGGGCAAGCACGTCTTCGTCGAGAAGCCCCACGCCATTGACCCCTACGGCATCAAGATGCTCGAGGCCGCCCTCAAGCTCGCCGCTGAGAAGAAGCTGTGCGTTGTCTCCGGCCTCCAGAGCCGCTTCGAGCCCGGCTACAAGGAGACGATGCAACGCATCCACGACGGCGCCATCGGCGACATCGTGGCCATCGAAGAGAACTTCCTCCGCGGCCCCTACGGCCTCTACCGCCGCGCGCCGGGCCTCACCGAAGTCCAATACCAGTGCTCCAACCAGTACCACTTCACCTGGCTCAGCGGCGACGACGTCCCCCAGTCCCTCGTCCACAACATTGACCGCTCGCTGTGGGCGATGAAGGAGGTCCCCCCCGCCGCCTGTCACGGCCTGGGCGGCCGCTCCTCGATGACCGACGAAATCTACGGCGACGTCTTCGACCACCACAGCGTCGTCTACGTCTATCCCAGCGGCGTACGCATCTACGCCTTCTGCCGCACCACCACCGGCTGCTACAACGAGGTCTCCAGCCTCCTCCTCGGCACCAAGGGCCGCGCCAATCTCCTGGCTTGCACCATTGACGGCGAGACCAAATGGCGCTACGCCGGCCCCAAGCCCAGCCCCTACGTCGAGGAACACAAGGCCCTCTTCGGCGCCATCCGCAAGGGCGAGCCCATCTCCAGCGGCTACCACATGGCCCGCAGCACCCTCGTCACCATCATGGGCCAGATAAGCTGCTACACGGGCAAAGAGGTCAAGTGGGACGAAGTGGTCAAGAGCGACTTCTTCTATCCGCCCAAGCCCGAGGACTGCAAGAACGACATGGAGCCCCCCACCAAGCCAGGCCCCACCGGCTCCTACCCCGTCTACATCCCGGGGCAGACCAAGCTGCTGTAG
- a CDS encoding VOC family protein: MRFNGINHLAMATGDLDTTIRFWRDLLGMRLVAGLGEPGYRHYFFEISPTDLIAFFEWEGVKPVKPKEHGEPVKGPFVFDHVSFGMESDEDLWALKDKLDAAGFECSDMIDHGFIHSIYAFDPNGIPIEFSANVAGRDVRRQPVMGDSEPVAEARAGAEPQAGRWPAVKKPTPPSKRRIYEGAGTELFQGTK; this comes from the coding sequence ATGCGGTTCAACGGCATCAATCATCTGGCGATGGCGACGGGGGACCTGGACACGACCATCCGCTTCTGGCGGGATCTGCTGGGGATGCGCCTGGTGGCCGGCCTGGGCGAGCCAGGCTATCGCCACTACTTCTTCGAGATCAGCCCCACCGATCTCATCGCGTTCTTCGAGTGGGAAGGCGTCAAGCCCGTGAAGCCCAAAGAACACGGCGAGCCGGTCAAAGGGCCGTTCGTGTTCGACCACGTGTCGTTCGGGATGGAGAGCGACGAGGACCTCTGGGCGCTGAAGGACAAGCTGGACGCGGCCGGCTTCGAGTGCTCGGACATGATTGACCACGGCTTCATCCACTCGATCTACGCCTTCGACCCGAACGGCATCCCGATCGAGTTCAGCGCGAACGTCGCGGGGCGGGACGTCCGCCGCCAGCCCGTGATGGGCGACAGCGAGCCGGTCGCTGAGGCGCGGGCCGGCGCCGAGCCGCAGGCGGGCCGTTGGCCGGCCGTCAAGAAGCCCACGCCGCCCTCCAAGCGCCGCATCTACGAGGGAGCCGGCACCGAGCTGTTCCAGGGCACCAAGTAG
- a CDS encoding aldo/keto reductase, whose product MRRREFVQAIAGSVVGFGALPGLAGEAPAAKPSATDRVALGKTPVRPTRLGIGTGTNGGNTQRSLGPEGFTKLVRHAWDRGVRYIDTAGNYNMHALVKKAIEGLPREELVILTKVWLSQGLDVPKTLERFREELGTDYFDVVLLHCVMKPTWPEDLKKHRDDLSAAKEKGLVRAVGVSTHGMPGLTQVAGCEWVEVALLRMNHNGAHMDGPTGKWAEKVDHEAAVAEIKKVKAAGKGVLGMKLVGNGDFTNAEDRQKAVQFVFGHKLADAVTIGCKSPAEVDEALDNITRALNA is encoded by the coding sequence ATGAGACGCAGAGAGTTCGTTCAGGCCATCGCAGGCAGCGTTGTCGGCTTCGGTGCCCTGCCCGGCCTTGCGGGCGAAGCACCCGCCGCCAAGCCGTCGGCCACCGACCGCGTGGCGCTCGGCAAGACCCCGGTGCGCCCCACCCGCCTGGGCATCGGCACGGGCACCAATGGCGGGAACACCCAGCGGTCGCTCGGCCCGGAGGGCTTCACGAAGCTCGTGCGCCACGCCTGGGACCGCGGGGTGCGCTACATTGACACCGCCGGCAACTACAACATGCACGCCCTCGTCAAGAAGGCCATCGAGGGCCTGCCGCGCGAGGAACTGGTCATCCTCACCAAGGTGTGGCTCAGCCAGGGCCTCGACGTGCCCAAGACCCTCGAGCGCTTCCGCGAGGAACTGGGCACGGACTACTTCGACGTCGTGCTGCTCCACTGCGTGATGAAGCCCACGTGGCCCGAGGACCTCAAGAAGCACCGCGACGACCTGTCGGCGGCGAAGGAGAAGGGCCTGGTCCGCGCCGTCGGCGTCTCCACCCACGGCATGCCCGGCCTCACGCAGGTCGCGGGCTGCGAATGGGTGGAGGTGGCGCTGCTGCGCATGAACCACAACGGCGCCCACATGGACGGCCCGACCGGCAAGTGGGCAGAGAAGGTGGACCACGAGGCCGCCGTGGCCGAGATCAAGAAGGTCAAGGCCGCCGGCAAGGGCGTGCTGGGCATGAAGCTCGTGGGCAACGGCGACTTCACGAACGCCGAAGACCGGCAGAAGGCCGTGCAGTTCGTCTTCGGCCACAAGCTCGCCGACGCCGTCACCATCGGCTGCAAGAGCCCCGCCGAAGTGGACGAGGCGCTCGACAACATCACCCGCGCACTGAATGCGTAG
- a CDS encoding Gfo/Idh/MocA family oxidoreductase: MAKLKVAFIGTGKMPEKRGPMGYAMAYEHAEGYRKLDTCEMVACADIVQENASAFAAKFGIQRTYLNYREMLEKERPDVVSICTWPKLHAEMAIACAQAGVRLCNCEKPMDISFGGARKMLQVAAQYGMHLNFNHQRRYGKPFRETKRLIASGEIGALVRMEANTWDLYDGGTHWVDMLNYFNDEAPPRWVIGQIDARREVRVFGAPVENQSLVLVKYANGVFGVIVTGGECARALGASFRLHGTSGVIEIAWDPKPGPLVRYWKQGSPDWIPVDCGVEHLHGPGYIDRAMADSVACLLAGRECELCARHAMNATEIIFACYESSRRRARIDCPLDISDNPLDTMISRGDVPFAPAS; the protein is encoded by the coding sequence ATGGCCAAACTGAAGGTCGCGTTCATTGGCACGGGCAAGATGCCCGAGAAGCGCGGGCCGATGGGCTACGCGATGGCCTACGAGCACGCCGAAGGCTACCGGAAGCTCGACACGTGCGAAATGGTGGCCTGCGCCGATATCGTGCAGGAGAACGCCAGCGCCTTCGCCGCGAAGTTCGGCATCCAGCGGACCTATCTCAACTACCGCGAGATGCTGGAGAAGGAGCGGCCCGACGTCGTGAGCATCTGCACGTGGCCCAAGCTCCACGCCGAAATGGCCATCGCCTGCGCCCAGGCGGGCGTGCGGCTGTGCAACTGCGAGAAGCCGATGGACATCAGCTTCGGCGGCGCGCGCAAGATGCTCCAGGTGGCCGCCCAGTACGGTATGCATCTGAACTTCAACCACCAGCGCCGCTACGGCAAGCCGTTCCGCGAGACGAAACGCCTGATTGCTTCGGGCGAGATCGGCGCCCTCGTTCGCATGGAGGCGAACACCTGGGACCTCTACGACGGCGGCACCCACTGGGTGGACATGCTCAACTACTTCAACGACGAGGCCCCGCCCAGGTGGGTGATCGGGCAGATTGACGCGCGCCGCGAGGTGCGCGTGTTCGGCGCGCCGGTCGAGAACCAGAGCCTGGTGCTCGTGAAATACGCCAACGGCGTCTTCGGCGTGATCGTGACGGGCGGCGAGTGCGCGCGGGCGCTGGGCGCCTCGTTCCGCCTCCACGGCACGAGCGGCGTCATCGAGATCGCGTGGGACCCCAAGCCCGGGCCGCTCGTGCGCTACTGGAAGCAGGGTTCGCCCGACTGGATTCCCGTGGACTGCGGCGTCGAGCACCTGCACGGCCCCGGCTACATTGACCGCGCGATGGCCGATTCGGTGGCCTGCCTGCTCGCGGGCCGCGAGTGCGAGTTGTGCGCCCGCCACGCAATGAACGCCACGGAGATCATCTTCGCCTGCTACGAATCCAGCCGCCGCCGCGCGCGCATTGACTGCCCGCTCGATATCAGCGATAATCCATTGGACACGATGATCAGCCGCGGCGATGTGCCGTTTGCGCCCGCGAGCTAA
- a CDS encoding Gfo/Idh/MocA family oxidoreductase has protein sequence MPGQVSRRALLKTAGAAAALTLLPAGRARTYAANDTIGLGIVGVGGMGHGNRNHFKSLPGCAIVGLCDVDRKRLPAAEQDHPGAKSYADYRKMLEELKEIDAVMVSTPDHQHFPASMLAMKLGKHVSTEKPLAHSVWEARQMALAAAKYKVATNHDHEGHAHEGLRRAVEWALSGAIGPIRQAHIWTDRPIWPQGIKTRPPTKPVPEGLEWDLWIGPAPYRDYHDHLHAFAWRGWWDFGCGALGDMGCHFWDSTVWALKLGHPDTVEAEQEGNSEETGPNWSVITYQFPARGELPAVTVKWWDGRKPGPDGKPVQNLPPRPPDLEPDRHLPSNSSMWIGDKGTIVIADTNSPRLVPEAKMKEFKQPEPFLPRAPKNDHKLDWLEAIRTGKPAGSDFALYGGHLAEVVLLGNVAVRAGKKLEWDGVNLKAKNCPEADRFIRREYRQGWDFS, from the coding sequence ATGCCCGGACAAGTTTCCCGCCGCGCGTTGTTGAAGACAGCCGGCGCTGCCGCCGCGCTCACGTTGCTGCCCGCCGGCCGCGCCCGCACCTACGCCGCCAACGACACCATCGGCCTCGGCATCGTGGGCGTGGGCGGCATGGGCCACGGCAACCGCAACCACTTCAAGAGCCTGCCCGGCTGCGCCATCGTGGGCCTGTGCGACGTGGACCGCAAGCGCCTGCCCGCCGCCGAGCAGGACCATCCCGGCGCGAAGAGCTACGCAGACTACCGCAAGATGCTCGAGGAGCTGAAAGAGATTGACGCCGTGATGGTCTCGACGCCCGACCATCAGCACTTCCCCGCCTCGATGCTCGCGATGAAGCTGGGCAAGCACGTTTCGACCGAGAAGCCCCTGGCCCACAGCGTGTGGGAGGCCCGCCAGATGGCCCTCGCCGCCGCCAAGTACAAGGTCGCCACCAACCACGACCACGAGGGCCACGCCCACGAGGGCCTGCGCCGCGCCGTCGAGTGGGCCCTCTCGGGCGCCATCGGCCCCATTCGCCAGGCGCACATCTGGACCGATCGCCCCATCTGGCCCCAGGGCATCAAGACCCGCCCGCCCACCAAGCCCGTGCCCGAGGGGCTGGAGTGGGACCTCTGGATCGGCCCCGCCCCCTACCGCGACTATCACGACCACCTGCACGCCTTCGCCTGGCGCGGCTGGTGGGACTTCGGCTGCGGCGCGCTGGGCGACATGGGCTGCCACTTCTGGGACTCGACGGTGTGGGCTCTCAAGCTCGGCCACCCCGACACCGTGGAGGCCGAGCAGGAGGGCAACTCGGAGGAGACCGGCCCCAACTGGTCGGTCATCACCTACCAGTTCCCCGCGCGAGGCGAACTGCCCGCTGTGACCGTGAAGTGGTGGGACGGCCGGAAGCCCGGCCCCGACGGCAAGCCGGTGCAGAACCTGCCGCCGCGGCCGCCCGACCTCGAACCCGATCGCCATCTGCCCTCGAACAGCTCGATGTGGATCGGCGACAAGGGCACCATCGTGATCGCCGACACCAACAGCCCGCGCCTCGTGCCCGAGGCGAAGATGAAGGAGTTCAAGCAACCCGAGCCGTTTCTGCCGCGCGCCCCGAAGAACGACCACAAGCTCGACTGGCTGGAGGCCATCCGCACGGGCAAGCCGGCGGGGTCCGATTTCGCCCTCTACGGCGGCCACCTGGCCGAGGTCGTCCTCCTCGGCAACGTCGCAGTCCGGGCGGGCAAGAAGCTCGAATGGGATGGAGTGAATCTGAAGGCCAAGAACTGCCCCGAGGCCGACCGCTTCATCCGCCGCGAGTACCGCCAGGGGTGGGACTTCTCGTGA
- a CDS encoding PTS sugar transporter subunit IIA, protein MTEPRPVHVLALVSAPEMGAGVLRHASLLSQACRARLSVLCTPGTPYPCTPHGPHGLLYVVGAPGSLRAKAQRFAAHADVGLIVADWGHDPRELGATLRMTLDLRVPGVFLRENPAEPTRRVLVPTTGGPHVVKQLWIANELSQALNVPTQLLQIVARHDVQEQREHGDDALAHARRRLAGVTEPLELVVADDAVAGIRSYARPGDLIVLGAPNYWRVAHEFEGSIPDRVAQAVPNSLLMLLTPKAAHLRLQDIFWEEMIHLGLSPRDKREAIAQLVGVLVEHGQLPRQWADAVLETAVAREGVLSTAMDCETAFPHVALPDFTGMIGCFGICPEGVAFSEGDGPLTRFIFLLVTPARAYGEYLNVLAMIARLVMAPETRQRLLACRSAAEVSAILAEARR, encoded by the coding sequence ATGACCGAGCCGCGTCCCGTCCACGTGCTGGCCCTGGTCTCGGCCCCCGAAATGGGCGCCGGCGTGCTGCGGCACGCCAGCCTGCTCTCGCAGGCGTGCCGTGCGCGGCTCTCGGTGCTCTGCACGCCCGGCACCCCCTACCCATGCACGCCGCATGGGCCCCACGGGCTGCTCTATGTGGTCGGGGCGCCGGGCAGCCTGCGCGCCAAGGCGCAGCGCTTCGCGGCCCATGCGGACGTGGGCCTGATCGTGGCCGACTGGGGCCACGACCCCCGCGAACTCGGGGCCACGCTGCGCATGACGCTCGACCTGCGCGTCCCCGGCGTGTTCCTGCGCGAGAACCCCGCCGAGCCGACCCGCCGCGTGCTGGTCCCCACCACGGGCGGCCCGCACGTCGTCAAGCAACTCTGGATCGCCAACGAGCTGTCCCAGGCACTCAATGTCCCCACACAGCTCCTCCAGATCGTCGCCCGACACGACGTCCAGGAGCAGCGCGAGCACGGCGACGACGCGCTGGCCCATGCGCGGAGGCGTCTCGCCGGAGTGACCGAACCGCTGGAGCTCGTGGTGGCCGACGACGCGGTGGCGGGCATCCGCAGCTACGCGCGCCCCGGCGACCTGATCGTGCTGGGCGCGCCCAACTACTGGCGCGTCGCCCACGAGTTCGAGGGCTCGATCCCCGACCGCGTGGCCCAGGCGGTGCCGAACTCGCTGCTGATGCTGCTCACACCCAAGGCCGCGCACCTGCGGCTTCAGGACATTTTCTGGGAGGAGATGATCCACCTCGGCCTGTCGCCGCGCGACAAGCGCGAGGCCATCGCCCAGCTCGTCGGCGTGCTGGTTGAGCACGGGCAATTGCCGCGCCAGTGGGCCGACGCCGTGCTCGAAACCGCCGTGGCCCGCGAGGGCGTGCTCTCGACGGCGATGGACTGCGAGACGGCGTTCCCGCACGTGGCGCTGCCGGACTTCACCGGCATGATCGGGTGCTTCGGCATCTGCCCCGAGGGCGTGGCGTTCTCGGAGGGCGACGGCCCGCTGACCCGGTTCATCTTCCTGCTCGTCACCCCCGCGCGCGCCTATGGCGAGTATCTCAACGTGCTGGCCATGATCGCGCGGCTGGTGATGGCCCCCGAGACCCGCCAGCGGCTCCTCGCCTGCCGCTCGGCCGCCGAGGTGTCCGCCATCCTCGCCGAAGCCCGGCGATAG
- a CDS encoding glycoside hydrolase family 99-like domain-containing protein has translation MKPSPLLARIGACTMALAALTPAAFTADAPKPRAQVGAYYFDGWAGRHRLADKEPWAKNAPTHLSKRMLDEFADREPLWGWRDDSLEIVQRQIDLAADHGLAFFAFCWYWHDTQKAVDDDEKHTGLNFFVKAPNNGRMKFCLLVANHAGFVIKGAENWRKAAQFWMPYLKHKQHLTVGGKPLVIIFDARGGEKDGFAAVQDEARKAGLPGVALAACGPGGTDIGYTHTTRYNIVPGYTGGGEEHKFQEIVEAHERAWGGRPEQPCIPCLIGGWDCRPWEGPAGDLFGGGSGKLPGWYFPDRTPEQFAAHVNRAIEWMEKHPEQATAERLAVIYAWNEFGEGGYIAPTKGDPEAKYLKALRAVLFPKDR, from the coding sequence ATGAAGCCATCCCCTCTCCTCGCACGCATCGGAGCCTGCACGATGGCACTGGCCGCCCTGACGCCGGCGGCGTTCACGGCCGACGCGCCGAAGCCCCGCGCCCAGGTGGGCGCCTACTACTTCGACGGCTGGGCCGGCAGACACCGCCTCGCCGACAAGGAGCCCTGGGCGAAGAACGCCCCGACGCACCTCTCGAAGCGCATGCTCGACGAGTTCGCCGACCGCGAGCCGCTCTGGGGCTGGCGCGACGATTCGCTCGAGATCGTGCAGCGCCAGATAGACCTCGCCGCCGACCACGGCCTCGCCTTCTTCGCCTTCTGCTGGTACTGGCACGACACCCAGAAGGCCGTGGACGACGACGAGAAGCACACGGGCCTGAACTTCTTCGTGAAGGCCCCGAACAACGGGCGGATGAAGTTCTGCCTCCTCGTCGCCAACCACGCGGGCTTCGTCATCAAGGGCGCGGAGAACTGGCGCAAGGCCGCGCAGTTCTGGATGCCCTACCTCAAGCACAAGCAGCACCTCACGGTGGGCGGCAAGCCGCTCGTCATCATCTTCGACGCCCGCGGCGGCGAGAAGGACGGCTTCGCCGCCGTGCAGGATGAGGCCCGCAAGGCCGGCCTGCCCGGCGTGGCCCTTGCCGCCTGCGGCCCGGGCGGCACCGACATCGGTTACACCCACACCACCCGCTACAACATCGTGCCCGGCTACACGGGCGGCGGCGAGGAGCACAAGTTCCAGGAGATCGTCGAGGCCCACGAGCGCGCCTGGGGCGGCCGCCCCGAGCAGCCCTGCATCCCGTGTCTGATCGGGGGGTGGGACTGCCGCCCCTGGGAAGGCCCTGCCGGCGACCTGTTCGGCGGCGGCTCGGGCAAGCTGCCCGGCTGGTACTTCCCCGACCGCACGCCCGAGCAGTTCGCCGCCCACGTGAACCGCGCCATCGAGTGGATGGAGAAACACCCCGAGCAGGCCACCGCCGAGCGGCTGGCCGTGATCTATGCCTGGAACGAGTTCGGTGAGGGAGGCTACATCGCGCCCACCAAGGGCGACCCCGAGGCGAAATACCTGAAGGCCCTCAGGGCAGTCCTGTTCCCGAAGGACCGTTGA
- a CDS encoding 2-amino-3,7-dideoxy-D-threo-hept-6-ulosonate synthase — protein MLLGKRIRLERILNRNTGRTVIVPMDHGVTVGPIRGLVDMRTMVNDVTEGGANAVLGHMGLPLYGHRQSGKDVGLILHLSGSTVWSPDPNAKVLVNSVPMALRMGADAVSIHVNIGAASEAEMLHDLGQTSVACMEWGVPLLAMMYTRGAKIKSESDPEAVRHAARIAAELGADLVKVTYTGSAASFRKVVEGCPIPVLIAGGEKAESDRDVFENVRAALAAGGAGVCIGRNVFQHDKPLAMMRAICAMVHNDASVNEAVRMLAPSRQRAGRRR, from the coding sequence ATGCTTCTCGGCAAGCGGATTCGCCTCGAGCGCATCCTCAACCGCAACACGGGCCGCACGGTGATCGTGCCCATGGACCACGGGGTCACCGTGGGCCCCATCCGCGGCCTGGTGGACATGCGCACGATGGTCAACGACGTGACGGAGGGCGGCGCCAACGCCGTCCTCGGCCACATGGGCCTGCCCCTCTACGGCCACCGCCAGAGCGGCAAGGACGTGGGCCTCATCCTCCACCTCTCGGGCTCGACCGTGTGGAGCCCCGACCCCAACGCCAAAGTGCTCGTGAACTCGGTGCCGATGGCGCTCAGGATGGGCGCCGACGCCGTCTCGATCCACGTGAACATCGGGGCGGCCAGCGAGGCCGAGATGCTGCACGACCTGGGCCAGACCTCGGTGGCCTGCATGGAGTGGGGCGTGCCGCTGCTGGCGATGATGTACACGCGGGGCGCGAAGATCAAGAGCGAAAGCGACCCCGAGGCCGTGCGCCACGCGGCGCGCATCGCGGCCGAGTTGGGAGCCGACCTCGTGAAGGTCACCTACACGGGCTCGGCCGCCAGCTTCCGCAAGGTGGTCGAGGGCTGCCCCATCCCCGTGCTCATCGCGGGGGGCGAGAAGGCGGAGAGCGACCGGGACGTTTTCGAGAACGTCCGCGCCGCCCTCGCGGCCGGGGGAGCCGGCGTGTGCATCGGCCGCAACGTGTTCCAGCACGACAAGCCGCTCGCCATGATGCGGGCCATCTGCGCCATGGTGCACAACGACGCCTCGGTGAACGAGGCCGTCCGAATGCTCGCCCCGTCGCGCCAGCGCGCCGGGAGACGCCGATGA
- a CDS encoding anaerobic sulfatase maturase yields MPHQTPDFQLLIKPAGSWCNLRCQYCFYYGNDRFFEPPGDARGRTMSLETVDRLTAELLGYRMRQTVFCWQGGEPTLCGLDFFKRVVEAEKRHGVDGQVVGNALQTNGTRLDAEWCKFLAEYRFLVGLSLDGPRKLHETYRGRTFDKVMRAVRTMREYGVEFNILCVVSQANVRHGAEVYDWFVAHDFNQIQFIPAREIGPDGAPLPFSVSGEEFGDFLLAVFERWYPRDVGAINERVFNSVLSYFACGEPNLCTFRARCGDYLAVERGGEIFPCDFYIRPEHQLGRLGERPLAELFVAARQGFSQLKGKVDDGCRECEWFTLCNGGCPRDREPGGRNAHCAGLKKFFATAAPRLKGVARQFRRVCGY; encoded by the coding sequence CGAACCGCCCGGCGATGCCCGCGGCCGAACCATGTCGCTCGAGACCGTGGACCGCTTGACCGCCGAACTCCTCGGCTATCGCATGAGGCAGACCGTCTTCTGCTGGCAGGGCGGCGAGCCGACGCTGTGCGGGCTGGACTTCTTCAAGAGGGTCGTCGAGGCCGAGAAGCGCCACGGCGTGGACGGCCAGGTGGTGGGCAACGCCCTCCAGACCAACGGCACGCGGCTCGACGCCGAGTGGTGCAAGTTCCTGGCCGAGTATCGCTTCCTGGTCGGCCTGTCGCTCGATGGGCCTCGGAAGCTGCACGAGACCTACCGCGGCAGGACCTTCGACAAGGTGATGCGGGCCGTCCGAACGATGCGCGAATACGGCGTGGAGTTCAACATCCTGTGCGTCGTGAGCCAGGCCAACGTGCGGCACGGGGCCGAGGTGTACGACTGGTTCGTCGCCCATGACTTCAATCAGATCCAGTTCATCCCCGCCCGCGAGATTGGCCCGGACGGCGCCCCCCTGCCCTTCAGCGTGAGCGGGGAGGAGTTCGGCGACTTCCTGCTCGCGGTCTTCGAGCGGTGGTACCCGCGCGACGTCGGGGCGATCAACGAACGGGTCTTCAACAGCGTGCTGTCGTACTTCGCCTGCGGCGAGCCGAACCTGTGCACGTTCCGCGCCCGCTGCGGCGACTACCTGGCCGTCGAGCGCGGCGGGGAGATCTTCCCGTGCGACTTCTACATCCGGCCCGAGCACCAGCTTGGCCGGCTCGGGGAGCGGCCCCTGGCCGAGCTGTTCGTCGCGGCGCGCCAGGGCTTCAGCCAGCTCAAGGGCAAGGTGGATGACGGCTGCCGCGAGTGCGAGTGGTTCACCCTGTGCAATGGCGGCTGCCCGCGCGACCGCGAGCCAGGCGGCCGCAATGCTCACTGCGCGGGGCTCAAGAAGTTCTTTGCCACGGCGGCGCCGCGCCTCAAGGGTGTGGCACGGCAGTTCCGGCGCGTGTGTGGCTACTGA